Proteins encoded together in one Lathyrus oleraceus cultivar Zhongwan6 chromosome 5, CAAS_Psat_ZW6_1.0, whole genome shotgun sequence window:
- the LOC127086866 gene encoding NDR1/HIN1-like protein 6: MKSNYYTPNSYEALHDHRRHHPLEGSGCGFLRCCCFCLSCCRCCICCICLIIFIIVAIIIAFYYFLQPHIPTYNVENLDVIGFDLQNNNKLHTDINVVMKAVNPNAGIGLDYLENEVSISYSGTIISVGQFQPFLQKEKEITNFNVTLKGDSDFDPTMQNKLLLDQNLGNIPLLIMVKVPVRIVIDEIIHLRKVVVDVNCSLVIDQLKQNKKPNILKKDFSYDIRM, encoded by the coding sequence ATGAAATCTAATTATTATACTCCCAACAGTTACGAAGCATTACATGATCATAGAAGACACCATCCCCTCGAAGGCTCAGGTTGTGGATTCCTAAGGTGTTGTTGTTTCTGCCTAAGTTGTTGTCGATGCTGTATTTGCTGCATCTGTCTAATAATTTTCATCATAGTGGCAATTATTATAGCCTTCTATTATTTTCTTCAACCACACATACCTACCTACAACGTTGAAAATCTTGATGTAATAGGTTTCGATCTACAAAACAACAATAAGCTACACACTGACATTAATGTTGTTATGAAAGCAGTGAATCCAAATGCAGGCATTGGTTTGGATTATTTAGAAAATGAAGTTAGTATATCGTATTCCGGAACCATAATTTCTGTGGGGCAATTTCAACCTTTCTTGCAAAAAGAGAAAGAAATAACAAATTTTAATGTGACATTGAAGGGAGATAGTGATTTTGATCCTACAATGCAAAATAAACTGTTGCTAGATCAAAATTTAGGAAATATTCCTTTGTTAATAATGGTGAAGGTTCCTGTTAGGATTGTGATTGATGAAATAATTCATCTTAGGAAAGTTGTTGTTGATGTGAATTGTTCATTGGTTATAGATCAGTTGAAACAGAACAAAAAGCCTAACATTTTGAAGAAAGATTTCAGTTATGATATCCGTATGTGA